Proteins encoded together in one Bacteroides ovatus window:
- a CDS encoding GLUG motif-containing protein, which translates to MNKIYSLLGIGLLSAATLSSCKEDVFIEGGDELQRGESQTYVAVASIRGYENTDKESSTRANVQDDGSSFMWNADDKVTLWNGTNGYDFTTINYDESEPSGNVEFAGNGNFEEGATVWGIYPKKDVPTSGNVFTFTLGDATQSAQKAELQNTMHMLAKGTVNGTTVTNLKFEHLTALYQFKFTNRRPDAYKVTKVVVSADAAIFPKTLTVSGEEKTYGDKSNSLTLSMTSLEMAKNEVAYGYLSFFPIADMTKDTELTFTATIEKVGDSSSTETIEKKGKISELYNAESVVAGDEYKYVAGKRYGISFMLVADLGYEETEAGKYLVKKEDGLINLASEPTVMTNAATVITLDADLDMSTKEAWVPVTEFKGILDGNGKTISGLTIEATGNDAGLFITNNGIIKNLTLKDVTVKQVSGAAGAFAAINTGTIQNCVIDGGALTVNGTDAKLGAITGHNQTGASMIKDCKVKGNVVLTVAGGKVNAGGLAGVNGWWSKAQIQGSSIDKEVSFVYRGNGEGAIGGLVGWNVQGTITGCYSLMTITAFTAVNAGGLVGGNEGPVTASFAASEIVAKASGNIGGLVKNGGTLTGCYSTSVLSGTASVTICGISTGSVTANECYFMSDGVSNPGGNLPTSTKVSDAAALIDKIASMNQAIAGSGYKYVENTGTDSARVPLLIQPDE; encoded by the coding sequence ATGAATAAAATCTATTCTTTATTAGGGATCGGGCTGCTAAGTGCAGCCACCCTAAGCTCTTGTAAAGAAGATGTTTTCATTGAAGGTGGGGATGAACTGCAACGGGGAGAATCACAGACTTATGTGGCTGTTGCTTCTATCCGGGGGTATGAAAATACGGACAAAGAATCGTCTACACGTGCCAACGTACAAGATGACGGTAGTTCCTTTATGTGGAATGCCGATGATAAGGTTACACTTTGGAATGGAACAAATGGCTATGATTTCACAACCATAAATTATGATGAGAGTGAACCGTCTGGAAATGTGGAATTTGCAGGGAATGGTAACTTTGAAGAGGGAGCTACTGTTTGGGGAATCTATCCGAAAAAAGATGTTCCGACTTCAGGGAATGTTTTCACTTTTACGTTGGGAGATGCTACGCAAAGTGCCCAAAAAGCAGAGCTGCAGAATACGATGCACATGCTTGCTAAAGGCACGGTGAATGGGACTACCGTCACCAATCTTAAGTTTGAACATTTGACAGCTCTTTATCAGTTTAAATTCACCAATCGAAGACCGGATGCCTATAAAGTGACAAAGGTGGTTGTTTCGGCTGATGCTGCTATTTTCCCAAAAACGTTGACAGTTTCGGGAGAAGAGAAAACGTATGGTGATAAAAGTAATAGTCTGACTTTGTCTATGACAAGTTTGGAAATGGCAAAGAATGAAGTTGCATACGGTTATTTGAGTTTCTTTCCGATAGCAGACATGACAAAGGATACAGAATTAACTTTTACTGCTACGATAGAAAAAGTGGGAGATTCTTCCTCTACGGAAACAATAGAGAAAAAAGGAAAGATCAGTGAACTTTATAATGCCGAATCGGTGGTAGCAGGAGATGAATATAAATATGTGGCTGGAAAGCGATATGGTATATCATTTATGCTGGTGGCAGACTTGGGATATGAGGAGACTGAAGCGGGTAAGTATTTAGTCAAGAAAGAAGACGGGTTGATAAATTTGGCAAGTGAACCGACTGTTATGACGAATGCTGCTACGGTAATTACATTAGATGCTGATCTTGATATGTCGACTAAAGAGGCATGGGTACCGGTTACGGAGTTTAAAGGTATATTGGACGGCAATGGCAAGACTATTTCCGGTCTTACAATTGAAGCAACAGGAAACGATGCCGGTTTGTTTATAACTAATAATGGTATCATTAAAAATTTAACCCTTAAAGATGTAACGGTGAAACAAGTGTCAGGCGCAGCTGGAGCATTTGCAGCAATAAATACCGGAACGATTCAGAATTGCGTCATTGATGGAGGAGCGTTGACTGTCAATGGAACAGATGCTAAGTTGGGGGCTATTACCGGACATAATCAGACTGGTGCGTCAATGATAAAGGATTGTAAGGTAAAAGGTAATGTGGTACTGACTGTTGCCGGTGGTAAAGTAAATGCTGGTGGATTGGCAGGTGTGAACGGATGGTGGTCTAAGGCACAAATACAAGGTTCTTCGATTGACAAGGAGGTATCCTTTGTATATAGAGGTAATGGTGAAGGTGCCATCGGAGGACTTGTGGGTTGGAATGTTCAGGGAACCATAACTGGCTGTTATTCTTTGATGACTATTACTGCATTTACAGCTGTGAATGCCGGTGGTCTGGTGGGAGGAAACGAAGGACCTGTAACCGCTTCGTTTGCTGCTAGTGAAATAGTGGCCAAAGCGTCCGGAAATATTGGCGGTTTGGTGAAAAATGGTGGAACTTTGACAGGATGTTATTCAACTTCTGTGCTTTCTGGCACTGCTTCTGTTACCATTTGTGGAATATCAACGGGATCAGTGACAGCAAACGAATGTTATTTTATGTCCGACGGAGTTTCGAATCCGGGTGGAAACTTACCAACTTCAACTAAGGTAAGCGATGCTGCTGCCCTGATTGATAAAATTGCATCCATGAATCAAGCGATAGCTGGCTCTGGTTACAAGTATGTTGAAAATACAGGAACCGACAGTGCCAGAGTACCTTTACTCATTCAACCGGATGAATAA